The following coding sequences lie in one Maribacter forsetii DSM 18668 genomic window:
- a CDS encoding head GIN domain-containing protein — protein sequence MRSILLFICICLYTLTTLGQGVATISLEEYTELRVYDRISVTLVKGEENKIEIAAEHKKDLSITENDGRLRLKMCSGESVLNSILNIKLFYTEALSVIDANKNSRIISTGLVIGTDLAIEAQDASTITLNIAYNNVSAKSTSGSEIKLSGTSSNQEVMINTGGKLLNKGLKTKNSTVIVLSGGSAEVYASESVIAKVKAGGAITVYGKPKSVDKDDTFGGKIAILE from the coding sequence ATGAGATCAATTCTACTTTTTATTTGTATTTGCCTTTATACCTTGACCACTTTGGGTCAGGGCGTTGCAACTATTTCTTTAGAAGAATACACAGAACTACGAGTTTATGATAGAATCAGTGTTACGCTCGTAAAAGGAGAAGAGAATAAGATTGAAATTGCGGCAGAGCACAAGAAAGATTTAAGTATTACCGAAAATGACGGGCGATTACGATTAAAAATGTGTTCAGGGGAATCTGTGCTGAACTCCATTTTAAATATTAAACTTTTCTATACCGAGGCACTTTCGGTTATTGATGCGAATAAAAACTCTAGAATTATTTCTACCGGATTGGTTATAGGAACCGATTTAGCCATAGAGGCGCAAGATGCCAGTACCATTACCCTAAATATTGCCTATAACAATGTATCGGCAAAAAGTACAAGCGGTAGCGAAATAAAACTTTCTGGCACTAGTAGCAACCAAGAAGTAATGATCAATACCGGTGGCAAACTTTTAAATAAAGGTTTAAAGACAAAAAATAGCACCGTAATCGTATTATCTGGAGGCAGTGCCGAAGTTTACGCTAGCGAATCTGTCATTGCAAAAGTAAAAGCCGGTGGTGCTATTACTGTTTACGGCAAACCTAAGTCTGTAGATAAAGATGATACCTTTGGTGGTAAAATTGCAATACTAGAATAA
- a CDS encoding CPXCG motif-containing cysteine-rich protein, translating into MFEHYFQCPYCWEEVSMLLDPSISQQTYVEDCEVCCNPIEVTPQFQDNELIGFDVQSIEQ; encoded by the coding sequence ATGTTCGAGCATTATTTTCAATGTCCGTATTGTTGGGAAGAGGTGTCAATGCTTCTTGATCCATCTATTTCACAACAAACATATGTAGAAGATTGCGAGGTATGTTGTAATCCTATAGAGGTTACACCGCAGTTTCAAGATAATGAACTTATAGGCTTTGATGTTCAGAGTATAGAACAGTAA
- a CDS encoding TolC family protein yields the protein MSKVRFITLLVFFPICGIFAQEKTLSKEEAVVKALENNFGIEIAKGQVEIAENNASILNSGYLPTLTGTAAATYNNNNTTTEFPGQFNDDGTERDDISIDGAESQRYSSALNLNYTLFDGLGRFYNYKRLKEQYQLSTLQARETIENTMIQMFTVYFEIARLTENKNVQKQALEISRDRITRSEYSFEYGQNTKLDILNAQVDMTNDSINLLNTEQQLANAKRDLNVVLNQDLAAQYQVDTTIVFIPKFQIVEFMDKAITNNVAVLQTETNLNINAYDIKVNKSGYLPTIGLTGSYGWNRNQNAPSAFLTGAVFPGTNSNVSNYSLGASLTWNLFDGGSTTVSVKNAKITYANQELLRKQVELEVSRDMQNAMALYENLLKIYQIQEQNVFTNQNNFERSKEQFQLGSITSIEFRQAQINLLNAQTNKNLAKYDAKLAELQLLQLTGQLLNIEL from the coding sequence ATGAGTAAAGTAAGATTCATCACATTATTAGTATTTTTTCCAATTTGTGGAATTTTTGCACAAGAAAAGACACTTTCAAAGGAAGAAGCTGTTGTAAAGGCTTTAGAGAACAATTTCGGAATTGAGATAGCTAAAGGTCAAGTCGAGATTGCTGAAAATAACGCGAGTATCTTAAACTCTGGGTATTTACCTACTTTGACAGGTACTGCCGCTGCTACATATAATAATAACAATACTACGACTGAATTTCCAGGGCAGTTTAATGATGATGGTACCGAAAGAGATGATATTTCTATTGATGGCGCAGAGAGTCAGCGTTATAGTTCTGCATTGAACCTTAACTATACTTTATTTGATGGCCTGGGTAGATTTTACAATTATAAAAGACTAAAAGAGCAGTATCAATTAAGTACATTACAGGCTCGGGAGACTATAGAAAATACCATGATACAGATGTTCACGGTATATTTTGAAATTGCTCGTTTAACCGAGAATAAAAATGTACAAAAACAAGCCTTGGAGATTTCAAGGGATAGGATAACCAGGTCAGAATATTCTTTTGAGTATGGTCAAAATACAAAATTAGATATATTGAACGCTCAGGTAGATATGACAAATGATAGTATTAATCTATTAAATACAGAGCAGCAATTGGCAAATGCAAAGCGCGATTTAAATGTAGTATTGAATCAAGATTTAGCTGCCCAATATCAGGTAGATACCACTATTGTTTTTATACCTAAGTTTCAGATAGTGGAGTTTATGGATAAGGCTATAACCAATAACGTAGCAGTGTTACAGACCGAAACCAATTTGAATATCAACGCATATGATATCAAGGTAAATAAATCTGGCTATTTACCAACAATTGGTCTTACCGGTTCTTATGGGTGGAACAGAAACCAAAATGCGCCATCGGCTTTCTTAACAGGTGCTGTGTTTCCGGGTACGAATTCTAATGTAAGTAACTATTCGCTGGGAGCAAGCCTTACATGGAATCTCTTTGATGGTGGTAGCACTACGGTAAGTGTTAAGAATGCCAAGATTACATACGCTAATCAAGAATTACTACGTAAGCAGGTAGAATTAGAGGTGAGCAGAGATATGCAGAATGCAATGGCATTGTATGAGAATCTTTTAAAAATATATCAGATTCAAGAGCAGAATGTATTTACCAACCAAAATAATTTCGAGCGTTCTAAAGAGCAATTTCAATTGGGTAGTATTACATCGATAGAATTTAGACAGGCGCAAATCAATTTGTTGAATGCGCAGACTAATAAGAACTTGGCAAAGTACGATGCAAAGTTGGCAGAGCTTCAATTATTGCAGCTTACAGGTCAGTTATTGAATATAGAATTATAA